The following are encoded in a window of Gramella sp. MT6 genomic DNA:
- a CDS encoding SusC/RagA family TonB-linked outer membrane protein: MEKKLPRITMVLFFILFSLSSYGQEKTISGTVTGEDGLPLPGVNVIIKDSYTGTQTDFDGKYSINANEGDILVFSFVGKETQEVPVGNQTTIDVNLGPDSAELEEVVITAQGIRAKPRSLSYALESVEADDVQKSRETNLVSALSSKASGVQVTSSSGSVGASANIRVRGNTSITRSNSPLFVVDGVPIDNSSFSEDPTQTNNNSSLGGSDFSNRAIDINSNDIASISILKGIAAQTLYGLRAANGVVLITTKKGKAGKTRVSLNTTTSFAEYNKVPETQELYAQGRHFEGELQYQGPETLEGDSWGPLISDLEFDGATDYPFDRNGRLVPEGTGNGMPARAYDRYGFFRTGITTDISLGISGGTEKVNYRASIGKLNQQGISPNELFERKTFRVDLRADLTDNLTLDGSAQYTNSGGNRVQRGSNISGVMLGLLRNTPTFDMGNGKEGQAAADDPDSYFYNIPGSELPGHRSYRDGIYNSPYFAVARNINLDDVNRTIGKLGLTYDITDWLSFKGSGSIDRYTDTRKIGFDILDASFGNGRVINDVIANQDVNWSGIFNALYNFNDKLGVDANIGYDGYYNKTNRQTVIGDGMTIPGFFNLSNVSTTQAQELSTRRELIGVFATATLSYDNMIFITPSFRNDWSSTLPVGDNTFQSYSIGGSFVFTELMDSDVLNYGKIRGAWGSAGNDAPVYATITNFGGTSVSGDGFIQSVTFPAYDATSFERSSRAGNPTLTPEKTTEFEVGIELSMFESRLKFDFAYYDKETEDQIIFVDAAPSSGFVDRYANVGLVTNTGYEVSLSGTPIRTEDFEWNISANWTTYENVVEELVEGVESVTLNGFSGTSSRAVVGESYGALFGGRYARNDAGDILIDDDGYPLLADTAGVIGDPIPDWLAGISNQFTYKNIALSFLIDIRQGGDIWCGTCGILDYFGISDETLLRDQTTVFEGVVQSTGQPNTQVVPYSDVSISENNNYWRRYGFGDVDEGNVYDGSWVRLREVTLTYSLPEKLFENSFIEGISFSAFGRNLWLETDYPGVDPETNLTGDSNGLGLDYFNQPNTKSYGLNVQLNF, from the coding sequence ATGGAAAAAAAATTACCACGCATTACCATGGTATTGTTTTTTATCCTCTTTAGCCTTAGTTCTTACGGCCAGGAAAAAACAATTAGTGGTACTGTTACCGGTGAAGACGGCTTACCTCTTCCAGGCGTGAATGTCATCATCAAGGATTCATACACCGGTACGCAAACAGATTTCGACGGTAAGTATTCGATCAACGCAAATGAGGGAGATATATTGGTTTTCTCATTTGTTGGAAAAGAGACTCAGGAGGTCCCCGTAGGCAATCAGACTACAATTGATGTTAACCTGGGACCAGATTCAGCCGAATTAGAAGAAGTAGTGATAACCGCTCAGGGAATTAGAGCAAAACCTCGTTCATTGAGTTATGCACTGGAATCTGTCGAGGCAGATGATGTTCAGAAATCACGTGAAACCAACCTTGTTTCGGCATTAAGCTCAAAAGCGTCTGGTGTTCAAGTAACATCATCTTCTGGATCAGTAGGAGCTTCGGCCAATATCAGGGTTCGTGGGAATACTTCTATAACCAGGTCTAATTCCCCTCTTTTTGTAGTGGATGGAGTTCCAATAGACAACTCTTCATTTTCAGAAGATCCAACACAAACAAACAACAACTCCAGTCTGGGAGGTAGTGATTTCTCGAACAGAGCGATAGATATTAACTCGAATGATATCGCCTCTATTTCTATCCTTAAGGGTATAGCAGCTCAAACGTTATATGGTTTACGCGCGGCAAATGGAGTTGTTTTAATTACTACTAAAAAAGGAAAAGCCGGTAAGACCAGGGTTTCTCTTAACACCACTACTTCATTTGCTGAATACAATAAAGTTCCCGAAACTCAGGAACTATATGCTCAGGGTAGGCATTTTGAAGGTGAATTGCAGTACCAGGGACCTGAGACTTTGGAAGGAGATTCCTGGGGTCCGCTTATCTCTGACCTTGAATTTGATGGTGCAACAGACTACCCATTTGACAGAAATGGACGCCTGGTACCTGAAGGTACTGGTAATGGCATGCCAGCCAGGGCCTATGACCGATATGGATTTTTCAGGACAGGAATTACAACTGACATTAGCTTAGGAATAAGCGGGGGAACGGAGAAAGTGAATTACCGGGCCTCTATAGGTAAATTGAATCAGCAGGGGATTTCTCCAAATGAATTATTTGAACGAAAAACTTTCAGGGTAGACCTCAGGGCAGATCTTACAGATAACCTAACCCTGGATGGTTCTGCCCAGTACACCAACTCCGGCGGTAACAGGGTGCAAAGAGGTTCTAACATTTCAGGAGTAATGTTAGGTCTTCTTCGTAATACACCCACCTTCGATATGGGTAATGGCAAAGAAGGACAGGCTGCTGCCGATGATCCCGACTCATATTTCTACAATATTCCTGGTTCTGAATTACCCGGACATAGAAGTTACAGGGACGGTATTTATAACAGCCCCTACTTTGCGGTGGCTAGAAATATTAACCTGGATGATGTTAACAGGACCATCGGTAAATTAGGTTTGACCTATGATATTACAGATTGGTTAAGCTTTAAGGGATCGGGTTCTATAGACAGATATACAGATACCCGAAAGATAGGCTTCGATATTCTTGATGCTTCTTTCGGTAACGGACGGGTTATAAACGATGTAATTGCAAACCAGGACGTGAACTGGAGTGGTATTTTTAATGCTCTTTATAACTTCAATGATAAACTTGGAGTAGATGCCAACATAGGTTATGATGGATACTACAACAAAACCAACCGTCAAACCGTAATTGGTGACGGGATGACCATACCTGGATTCTTCAACCTTTCTAACGTAAGCACTACCCAGGCGCAGGAACTTTCTACAAGGAGGGAGCTTATTGGTGTTTTCGCAACTGCAACTTTGAGTTATGATAATATGATCTTCATAACACCTTCCTTTAGAAACGACTGGTCTTCTACCCTACCTGTAGGCGACAACACTTTCCAATCCTATTCTATTGGAGGTAGTTTTGTATTTACAGAGCTTATGGATAGTGATGTTCTTAATTATGGTAAGATACGTGGTGCATGGGGTAGCGCCGGTAACGATGCTCCGGTTTATGCGACTATCACAAATTTTGGAGGAACCTCGGTTAGTGGGGATGGCTTTATACAAAGTGTTACTTTTCCTGCCTATGACGCAACCTCATTTGAGAGATCATCAAGAGCAGGTAATCCTACATTAACACCTGAAAAAACCACAGAATTTGAAGTTGGTATTGAACTCTCGATGTTCGAAAGCAGACTGAAGTTTGATTTTGCTTACTACGATAAGGAAACCGAAGACCAGATCATCTTTGTTGATGCTGCGCCTTCTTCCGGTTTTGTGGACAGGTATGCGAACGTAGGTTTGGTAACAAACACCGGTTATGAAGTAAGCTTAAGTGGAACACCTATAAGAACAGAAGATTTTGAATGGAACATAAGTGCAAACTGGACTACTTATGAAAATGTCGTTGAAGAATTGGTCGAAGGCGTTGAATCTGTAACATTAAACGGATTCTCAGGCACTAGCTCTCGAGCCGTAGTAGGTGAATCCTATGGGGCTCTTTTTGGAGGACGATATGCCAGGAATGATGCAGGAGATATCTTAATTGACGACGACGGTTATCCACTACTGGCCGATACAGCCGGAGTGATAGGAGATCCTATCCCAGACTGGCTTGCTGGAATTAGCAACCAGTTTACATATAAAAATATTGCGTTATCATTCCTGATAGACATTCGTCAGGGAGGTGATATCTGGTGTGGAACGTGTGGTATTCTGGACTATTTCGGGATTTCAGACGAAACATTGCTAAGAGATCAAACCACAGTTTTTGAAGGTGTCGTGCAGTCTACAGGGCAGCCTAACACCCAGGTGGTACCATATTCAGATGTATCTATCAGCGAAAACAATAACTATTGGAGAAGATATGGTTTTGGGGATGTTGATGAAGGAAATGTTTATGATGGTTCCTGGGTGAGACTCAGAGAAGTAACATTAACCTATTCCCTTCCAGAGAAATTATTTGAAAATTCTTTCATTGAAGGAATTTCATTTTCAGCATTTGGCAGAAACCTCTGGTTAGAAACAGATTATCCCGGTGTAGACCCCGAAACAAACCTTACTGGAGATAGTAACGGTCTGGGACTGGACTATTTTAACCAGCCCAATACAAAAAGTTACGGTTTAAACGTTCAATTAAATTTTTAG
- the rlmB gene encoding 23S rRNA (guanosine(2251)-2'-O)-methyltransferase RlmB, whose product MKETTRIFGIRTVIEAIESGKAIEKIFIQKGLSGSLFQELNRYLNKGNFTVSYVPVEKLNKLIKGNHQGVVANISPVSFVSLEKLVEDSHNLTTTPLFLLLDGLTDVRNFGAIIRTAECCGVTGIIIPEKGSAPINADAVKTSAGAVFKIPICKVNHIKDAIFHLQTYDIKTVAATEKTDDVIYDLYLKQPIAIIMGNEEKGVSNSILKSADFRAKLPMLGSIASLNVSVACGAFLYEVVRQRL is encoded by the coding sequence ATGAAAGAAACTACTCGAATTTTTGGAATTAGAACAGTAATCGAAGCCATCGAAAGCGGTAAGGCAATAGAAAAGATCTTTATTCAGAAAGGCCTTTCCGGCTCGTTATTCCAGGAATTAAACCGTTACCTAAACAAGGGTAATTTCACCGTTTCATATGTTCCTGTTGAAAAACTAAACAAACTTATTAAGGGTAATCATCAGGGGGTCGTTGCAAATATCTCCCCGGTGAGTTTTGTAAGTTTGGAGAAACTTGTTGAAGATTCTCATAATTTAACCACTACTCCACTCTTTCTATTACTAGATGGCCTAACAGATGTAAGAAATTTCGGAGCTATTATAAGGACTGCAGAATGCTGCGGAGTAACTGGAATTATCATTCCAGAAAAAGGTTCTGCGCCAATCAACGCAGATGCGGTTAAAACATCTGCTGGTGCCGTTTTCAAAATTCCGATCTGCAAGGTAAATCATATAAAGGATGCTATTTTCCATTTACAGACCTACGATATCAAAACTGTTGCGGCCACAGAGAAAACCGATGATGTTATTTACGATCTATATCTAAAACAACCTATTGCCATCATCATGGGTAATGAGGAAAAAGGTGTTTCTAACTCAATACTGAAATCAGCAGATTTTAGAGCCAAATTACCAATGCTTGGCAGCATAGCATCACTTAATGTATCTGTCGCTTGTGGTGCATTTTTATACGAAGTGGTAAGGCAAAGATTATAA
- a CDS encoding SusD/RagB family nutrient-binding outer membrane lipoprotein, with amino-acid sequence MKKYIVAITALVVLWSCQSDEKYEDLNRDPKNPTEVASDFLFTAATVSIGDYTASPNVNRTLYRFLAQYFTATTYLDEPNYDFTARQNPDAVWSEFYRDVIFDLQNAKEIVMEDTELDQSEKDARLGQIEVVEVYAWHVLVDSFGDIPYTQAVQAEEFPLPEYDDDSAIYADLISRLDAVTAMLNAGQGYTTADVIYGGDMDAWVKFANSLKLRMGLRLQDVNASLAQSAVESAIAGGVFTSNDDIAAIQYQSTTPNTNPLWEDLVQSGRSDFLAANTLVDYMNQFEDPRRMAYFDDNVEGYIGGIYGASNNYGSYSHIGDQFLDPTREGLLIDYAEVEFNLANAAELGYAGAGDAETHYNDAITASITYWGLSADEAAAYLSQPEVAYDGSTEQLATQYWIAMYDNPFQGWSVWRLYDEPALRIPQEYCNLVPYRYTYPVDEQNLNNANYIDASTAIGGDNTQNPIFWDTTTPDQSTYVGCLDEEE; translated from the coding sequence ATGAAAAAATATATTGTTGCTATAACAGCACTCGTGGTACTTTGGTCTTGCCAAAGCGACGAGAAGTATGAGGACCTTAATAGGGATCCGAAAAACCCTACTGAAGTAGCTTCTGACTTTTTGTTCACAGCAGCTACGGTAAGTATAGGAGATTATACAGCCAGTCCTAACGTGAACAGAACGTTGTACAGGTTCTTAGCCCAGTATTTCACAGCTACGACTTATCTTGATGAGCCTAACTATGATTTCACTGCAAGACAGAACCCAGATGCAGTATGGTCTGAATTTTACAGAGATGTGATCTTTGACCTTCAGAATGCTAAGGAGATTGTAATGGAGGACACTGAATTAGACCAGTCTGAAAAAGACGCTAGATTAGGTCAAATAGAAGTGGTAGAAGTATATGCTTGGCACGTATTGGTAGACTCTTTCGGGGATATACCTTACACTCAGGCAGTACAGGCAGAAGAGTTTCCTCTTCCAGAATATGATGACGATAGCGCTATTTACGCTGATCTAATTTCAAGACTAGATGCTGTAACTGCTATGCTAAATGCAGGACAGGGTTACACAACTGCTGACGTTATTTACGGAGGTGATATGGATGCTTGGGTAAAATTTGCAAACTCTCTTAAACTTAGAATGGGTCTAAGATTACAGGATGTAAATGCAAGTCTTGCACAAAGTGCTGTTGAATCAGCTATCGCTGGAGGAGTTTTCACTTCAAACGATGATATCGCTGCAATTCAATACCAGAGCACTACTCCTAACACTAACCCACTATGGGAAGATCTAGTACAGAGTGGTCGTTCAGATTTCTTGGCTGCAAACACATTGGTTGATTATATGAACCAGTTTGAGGATCCAAGAAGAATGGCTTATTTTGATGATAACGTTGAAGGATATATTGGTGGTATCTATGGTGCTAGTAACAACTACGGTTCTTACTCTCACATTGGTGATCAATTTTTAGATCCAACAAGAGAAGGTCTTTTAATTGATTATGCTGAAGTTGAATTCAACCTGGCTAACGCTGCAGAACTAGGTTATGCCGGTGCTGGAGATGCTGAGACTCATTACAATGATGCAATTACTGCTTCTATTACGTACTGGGGACTTTCAGCTGACGAAGCTGCTGCTTACCTTTCTCAGCCAGAGGTTGCATATGATGGTTCAACAGAACAACTTGCAACTCAGTACTGGATCGCCATGTATGACAACCCATTCCAGGGATGGTCTGTTTGGAGATTATATGATGAGCCAGCACTTAGAATTCCACAGGAATACTGTAATCTAGTACCTTACAGATATACATATCCTGTAGATGAGCAAAACCTTAACAACGCCAATTACATCGATGCATCGACTGCAATTGGAGGTGATAATACTCAAAACCCAATTTTCTGGGATACTACTACTCCAGATCAGTCAACTTACGTTGGTTGCTTGGACGAAGAAGAATAA
- a CDS encoding SusC/RagA family TonB-linked outer membrane protein — protein MKTKFSSILTLLLAFVVQMTFAQERTITGTVTDSDGLPLPGVNIVVKGTSNGAQTDFDGNYSITAQQGDVLVFSFVGLKTAEYAVSNNDNIDVVMEADSAQLEEVVVTALGIKREKKSLGYATQEVAGEAVSDNPSQNFVNALSGKVAGLNIKQSGTMGGSTNVVIRGNSSLTGNNQALFVIDGTPVSNLNTNDSDQLTGRGGYDYGNAASDINPNDIASINVLKGAAATALYGARAANGAIIIETKKGSKSKGIGVSVQSSITVSNPDMKTLPEYQKQYGAGYGAYYESEDGYFNLYDIDGDGNLDEATPFTEDASFGAAFDPNRMIYQWNSIYPQLDTYQQATPWTAGENDPNTIWETGYTSINSVALDGGTDKSTFRISGTHLNQQGNLPNSLIKRNTLKFSGSHEFTDKFSAQANITYTKTDGKGRYGTGYSSLNVMQQFRQWFQTNVDFQEQRRAYFATGENITWNPNSPSDLSPIYSDNPYFTFYENFQTDTRNRYFGNVNLNYEFNDVFSLLGRFTFDTFDELQEERINVGSSDVAKYSRFNNRAAEYNYDLILNFNKDVTEDLNVDGNLGFNLRRNEQNSIYAQTNGGLNAPGFYALSNSASPINPPTEYEMVRMLDGIYARAGVGYLNTYYLEGTIRRDRSSTLPIEDNNNVFYYPSISSSVILSNIIDGDWLSFAKLRANYAEVGNDTDPYNVFNTYTIFAPFGGAGVASNNSSLNNPALKPERMKSYEFGLEANFFDRRVGFDVSYYNSQTEDQITPVPVSTATGFTSKLLNAGTIENKGIEVSLNLNPIRTEDFNWNINVNWAKNENTVLELTDGIDNLQLASVQGGISINAAPGQPYGAIRGTDYVYDDQGNRLITSAGYYQRTPNANYIIGNIQPDWTGGVQNTFAYKNLSLGFLIDVQKGGDLFSLDQWYGTATGIYQSSVGTNELGNPIRNTIENGGGVILDGVQGDVTFNPDGTYEVTNTSPNTTRARTDYFGNPYGYARNANKGHVYDAGYVKLREANITYNFGDKFIDATPFTRASISLIGRNLWIIDKNIPYSDPEAGLSSGNIQGYQSGAYPTMREIGASLKFNF, from the coding sequence ATGAAAACAAAGTTTAGTAGTATTTTAACGCTATTACTGGCGTTTGTGGTGCAAATGACCTTTGCACAAGAACGAACGATTACCGGTACAGTGACAGACTCTGACGGTCTTCCGCTACCCGGTGTTAACATCGTTGTAAAAGGCACCTCTAATGGTGCACAAACCGATTTTGATGGAAATTATTCCATCACTGCGCAACAAGGAGACGTATTAGTTTTCTCTTTCGTGGGTCTAAAAACTGCTGAGTATGCAGTAAGTAACAATGACAACATTGATGTTGTAATGGAAGCTGATTCAGCTCAATTAGAAGAAGTTGTTGTTACCGCCCTAGGTATTAAGAGAGAAAAGAAGTCACTTGGTTATGCAACCCAAGAAGTTGCAGGGGAAGCTGTTTCAGATAACCCTTCTCAAAACTTCGTAAACGCTCTATCTGGTAAGGTAGCCGGTCTTAACATTAAGCAATCCGGTACTATGGGTGGATCTACTAACGTAGTAATTCGTGGTAACTCTTCTTTAACTGGTAACAACCAGGCACTTTTCGTAATTGATGGTACTCCAGTAAGTAACCTTAACACTAACGACTCTGATCAGTTAACTGGTCGTGGTGGTTATGACTACGGTAACGCTGCTTCGGATATCAACCCGAACGACATTGCCTCTATCAACGTACTTAAAGGTGCTGCCGCAACTGCATTATATGGTGCAAGAGCTGCTAACGGTGCGATCATCATCGAAACTAAAAAAGGTTCTAAGAGTAAAGGAATTGGAGTATCTGTACAGTCTTCTATCACTGTAAGTAATCCAGACATGAAAACTCTTCCTGAATACCAGAAACAATATGGTGCTGGTTATGGTGCTTATTACGAGTCTGAAGATGGTTACTTCAACCTTTATGATATCGACGGAGATGGTAACTTAGATGAAGCTACTCCATTTACTGAAGATGCATCTTTCGGTGCTGCCTTCGATCCTAACAGAATGATCTATCAGTGGAACTCTATTTATCCACAATTAGATACATACCAACAAGCTACGCCTTGGACTGCAGGAGAAAATGACCCTAACACAATCTGGGAAACTGGTTATACTTCTATCAACTCGGTAGCTTTAGACGGTGGAACAGACAAGAGTACTTTCAGAATAAGTGGAACTCACCTGAACCAACAAGGTAACTTACCTAACTCATTGATAAAGAGAAACACTCTTAAATTCAGTGGTTCTCACGAATTCACTGACAAATTCAGTGCTCAAGCAAACATCACTTATACTAAGACTGATGGTAAAGGACGTTACGGAACTGGATATAGTTCATTGAACGTAATGCAACAGTTCAGACAATGGTTCCAAACCAACGTTGACTTCCAGGAGCAAAGAAGAGCTTATTTCGCAACAGGAGAGAACATCACCTGGAACCCGAACAGTCCTTCTGATCTTTCTCCTATCTATTCTGATAACCCGTACTTTACTTTTTACGAAAACTTTCAGACAGATACTCGTAACAGATATTTCGGTAACGTAAACCTTAATTACGAATTTAACGATGTATTCAGCCTTCTAGGTAGATTTACATTTGATACTTTTGATGAATTACAGGAAGAAAGAATTAACGTAGGTAGTTCTGATGTAGCAAAATATAGCCGTTTCAATAACAGAGCTGCAGAATACAACTACGATCTTATCCTTAACTTCAACAAAGACGTTACTGAAGATCTTAACGTAGATGGTAACCTTGGTTTCAACTTAAGAAGAAACGAACAAAACAGCATTTACGCTCAAACAAACGGTGGATTAAACGCTCCTGGTTTCTATGCATTAAGCAACAGTGCCAGCCCGATCAATCCTCCAACAGAATACGAAATGGTAAGAATGCTTGATGGTATCTATGCCAGAGCAGGTGTAGGGTATTTAAATACTTATTACCTGGAAGGAACTATCCGTAGAGACCGTTCTTCTACTCTTCCTATCGAAGACAACAATAACGTATTCTATTATCCTTCTATCTCTTCAAGTGTTATCCTATCGAACATTATCGATGGAGACTGGTTATCTTTTGCTAAATTAAGAGCTAACTATGCTGAAGTAGGTAACGATACAGATCCTTACAATGTATTTAATACATATACAATTTTCGCACCATTTGGTGGAGCAGGTGTAGCTAGTAACAACAGTAGCTTAAACAACCCAGCATTGAAGCCAGAGCGTATGAAGTCTTACGAATTTGGTTTAGAGGCTAACTTCTTCGACAGAAGAGTAGGTTTTGATGTATCTTACTACAACTCTCAAACTGAAGATCAGATTACTCCAGTACCAGTTTCTACTGCTACAGGATTTACATCTAAACTCCTTAACGCAGGTACTATCGAAAACAAGGGTATTGAAGTTTCTTTAAACCTTAACCCAATTAGAACTGAAGATTTCAACTGGAACATTAACGTGAACTGGGCGAAAAACGAGAACACAGTTCTTGAATTAACAGATGGTATTGACAACCTACAGTTGGCGAGTGTACAAGGTGGTATCTCTATCAACGCTGCACCAGGACAACCTTATGGAGCGATTAGAGGTACAGATTACGTATATGATGACCAGGGTAACAGATTAATTACTTCTGCTGGTTACTACCAAAGAACTCCTAACGCTAACTATATCATTGGTAACATTCAGCCAGATTGGACTGGTGGTGTTCAGAACACTTTCGCATACAAGAATCTATCTTTAGGATTCCTTATCGATGTTCAGAAAGGTGGAGATCTTTTCTCTCTTGACCAGTGGTACGGTACCGCAACAGGTATTTACCAAAGCAGTGTAGGAACTAACGAACTTGGTAACCCAATTAGAAACACTATCGAAAATGGTGGTGGTGTGATCCTTGACGGTGTACAGGGTGATGTTACTTTCAATCCTGACGGAACTTATGAAGTAACTAACACTTCTCCTAACACTACAAGAGCTAGAACAGATTACTTCGGTAACCCTTACGGTTATGCAAGAAATGCAAACAAAGGTCATGTATATGACGCTGGTTATGTTAAATTGAGAGAAGCTAACATTACCTATAACTTTGGAGATAAATTCATTGACGCTACTCCATTTACAAGAGCTTCTATCTCTTTAATTGGACGTAACCTATGGATCATCGACAAGAACATTCCTTACTCTGATCCAGAAGCAGGTCTAAGTTCTGGTAACATCCAGGGATATCAGTCTGGTGCTTACCCAACTATGAGAGAAATAGGTGCTAGTCTTAAATTTAACTTTTAA
- the rpsL gene encoding 30S ribosomal protein S12 has protein sequence MPTISQLVRKGRAKITKKSKSAALDSCPQRRGVCTRVYTTTPKKPNSAMRKVARVRLTNGKEVNAYIPGEGHNLQEHSIVLVRGGRVKDLPGVRYHIVRGALDTAGVEGRTQRRSKYGAKRPKK, from the coding sequence ATGCCAACAATTTCACAATTAGTACGAAAAGGAAGAGCCAAAATAACCAAGAAGAGTAAATCGGCTGCTTTGGATTCGTGCCCTCAAAGGAGAGGTGTTTGTACACGTGTGTACACAACAACTCCTAAGAAACCAAACTCTGCTATGAGAAAAGTAGCAAGGGTAAGGTTGACTAACGGAAAAGAGGTGAATGCCTACATTCCGGGAGAAGGACACAATCTACAAGAGCACTCGATAGTATTGGTTAGAGGTGGAAGGGTAAAAGATTTGCCTGGTGTTAGATATCACATTGTTCGTGGTGCGCTAGATACTGCCGGTGTAGAAGGTAGAACTCAGCGTAGATCTAAGTACGGAGCTAAACGCCCTAAGAAGTAA
- the rpsG gene encoding 30S ribosomal protein S7, which produces MRKRQAKKRPLLPDPKFNDQLVTRFVNMMMWDGKKSVAFKIFYDAIAIVEEKKQDEEKSGLEIWKDALSNVMPHVEVRSRRVGGATFQIPMQIRPDRKVSTAMKWLISFARKRNEKSMAAKLAAEVLAAAKEEGAAVKKRVDTHKMAEANKAFSHFRF; this is translated from the coding sequence ATGAGAAAAAGACAGGCGAAAAAACGACCTCTTTTACCGGATCCAAAATTTAACGATCAGCTTGTGACACGTTTTGTGAACATGATGATGTGGGATGGTAAGAAATCGGTTGCCTTTAAAATTTTCTATGACGCTATCGCGATCGTGGAAGAAAAGAAACAAGACGAAGAGAAATCTGGATTAGAGATCTGGAAAGACGCTCTTTCTAACGTTATGCCTCACGTAGAAGTGAGAAGTAGACGTGTTGGAGGTGCAACTTTTCAAATCCCAATGCAGATAAGACCAGACCGTAAGGTATCTACTGCTATGAAGTGGTTAATTAGCTTCGCACGTAAGAGAAACGAGAAATCTATGGCTGCTAAATTAGCTGCTGAAGTTCTTGCTGCTGCGAAAGAAGAAGGAGCTGCTGTTAAGAAAAGAGTAGATACTCATAAGATGGCTGAAGCTAACAAAGCATTCTCTCACTTTAGATTCTAA